Proteins encoded by one window of Lacipirellulaceae bacterium:
- a CDS encoding SDR family oxidoreductase, which produces MIDLSGKVALVTGAARGIGRQTALRLAEAGADVVTNYVTSQTAANELAEQIQQLGRRTAAIKADVSEDEDIQAMVEFISERFGSLDIVVSNAASGGFRMLMDSKPQHFQAAMNTNARALISLTQAARELLQASDGRGKVIALSSHGSQLGLPAYGLIGASKAALESLTRHLAYELGDSGINFNVVLAGLVETDSTRMLPGAKEMFAAVQERMLTGDRPLTMAEVADAVLFLASPLSDLVQGQTLVVDGGVSIRG; this is translated from the coding sequence ATGATCGACCTTTCAGGAAAAGTCGCCCTAGTGACCGGTGCCGCCCGCGGCATCGGACGGCAAACCGCGCTGCGGCTCGCGGAAGCGGGGGCGGACGTGGTGACCAACTACGTCACCTCCCAGACGGCAGCCAACGAACTGGCCGAGCAAATCCAGCAACTGGGCCGTCGCACTGCTGCGATTAAAGCAGACGTGAGCGAAGACGAGGATATCCAAGCGATGGTCGAATTCATCAGCGAACGCTTCGGCTCGCTCGACATCGTTGTTAGCAACGCCGCCTCGGGCGGCTTTCGGATGCTGATGGATTCCAAGCCGCAACACTTTCAAGCGGCGATGAACACGAATGCCCGAGCGCTCATCTCACTGACGCAGGCGGCTCGTGAGTTATTGCAAGCGAGCGATGGTCGCGGCAAGGTGATCGCCCTCTCCAGCCACGGCTCGCAACTCGGTCTGCCCGCGTATGGTTTGATCGGTGCTTCCAAGGCAGCCCTTGAGAGCTTAACCCGACACTTGGCCTACGAGTTGGGCGATTCGGGCATCAACTTCAATGTCGTGCTGGCCGGGCTGGTCGAAACCGATTCAACGAGAATGCTTCCTGGGGCGAAAGAAATGTTCGCTGCCGTGCAAGAACGGATGCTCACGGGGGACCGTCCGCTCACCATGGCAGAAGTCGCCGACGCGGTGTTGTTCCTCGCCAGTCCTCTGAGCGATCTCGTTCAGGGGCAGACGCTCGTCGTTGATGGCGGCGTCAGTATTCGCGGGTAA
- a CDS encoding non-ribosomal peptide synthetase: MEIDHQRTVVELIAERTRAQPNKIAVEDAQGDTLFYCELETKASQWATLFCNESIGNEKIVAIAASSSLETIAAILGVLKAGGAYLPLDLGSPKVRLQVMLEDAKPSLVLCDELGAKQVAGCGFHQLSLLDAAARDESSEQTTQAGISPEQLAYIIFTSGSTGQPKGVLLEHRGLSNMAQAHAQVFGVGPESRVLQFASLSFDASVHEIFMTLVAGGTLCLAEREQMAPGKELVELLKRRRITNVLLPPTALAQLPDAELSDLRTLIAGGERCPAALVKRWSEGRDFFNAYGPTESTVTAAIWQCDSDEDRDPPIGCVRPGAELFNLKDDGAPASLGEVGELHVGGIGLARGYLNRPDLTKEKFIVRSLQRLYRTGDFVRERTKDVFEFVGRADRQVKVRGFRIELDEIESCLANHPQVSSCAVRVWEREGAHGQLAGYYTAIDQIEAEQVRAFLVEQLPASMVPSHLIPMDKLPQAVSGKVDYQELPDPLFPPRDEKVQTGEITENDLESRLTEIWEEVLGLEVAREDHFIELGGDSLLSVQVAVQGQAAGLEFTSAEVLAYPTVAKLAQLLESRS, translated from the coding sequence ATGGAGATTGATCACCAACGAACTGTCGTCGAACTCATCGCAGAGCGTACGCGGGCTCAACCAAACAAGATCGCCGTTGAGGATGCTCAAGGCGATACGCTTTTCTATTGCGAGTTAGAAACGAAGGCGTCGCAGTGGGCTACTTTGTTTTGTAACGAAAGCATCGGGAATGAAAAGATTGTTGCTATCGCGGCATCGTCTTCGCTTGAGACCATCGCAGCCATTCTAGGTGTTCTCAAAGCAGGCGGTGCTTATCTGCCGCTTGATTTGGGTAGCCCTAAAGTCAGACTTCAAGTAATGCTTGAGGACGCAAAACCTTCGCTTGTTCTTTGCGACGAGCTTGGAGCAAAGCAGGTTGCAGGTTGCGGATTCCACCAGCTCTCTTTGCTTGATGCAGCCGCACGAGACGAAAGTTCGGAGCAAACGACGCAGGCAGGAATCTCTCCTGAACAATTGGCCTACATCATCTTTACTTCGGGTTCGACTGGGCAGCCAAAAGGTGTTCTTCTGGAGCATCGCGGTCTGTCAAACATGGCACAGGCACACGCCCAAGTGTTTGGTGTTGGACCGGAAAGTCGGGTGCTACAGTTTGCTTCGCTCAGCTTTGATGCGTCGGTGCATGAGATCTTTATGACGCTCGTTGCCGGAGGCACACTCTGCTTAGCGGAACGAGAGCAAATGGCACCGGGAAAAGAACTGGTGGAACTGCTTAAGCGGCGGCGCATTACCAATGTTTTGTTACCCCCGACGGCACTTGCGCAGCTTCCTGACGCGGAATTGTCCGATCTGCGAACCTTAATTGCAGGAGGTGAGCGTTGTCCAGCTGCACTCGTCAAGCGTTGGAGCGAGGGGCGGGACTTTTTCAACGCTTACGGACCGACGGAGTCTACAGTGACCGCGGCTATTTGGCAGTGCGATTCGGATGAAGATCGTGACCCGCCGATTGGCTGCGTCCGCCCGGGTGCTGAGCTATTCAATCTGAAGGATGATGGTGCACCTGCATCGCTTGGGGAAGTTGGCGAGCTGCACGTCGGAGGAATTGGTTTGGCTCGCGGTTACTTGAACCGTCCTGATCTGACGAAAGAAAAGTTCATCGTTAGGTCATTACAGCGGCTTTACCGGACCGGTGATTTCGTGAGAGAGCGAACCAAGGATGTCTTCGAATTCGTGGGGAGAGCTGATCGACAAGTGAAGGTGCGCGGCTTCCGTATCGAACTCGATGAGATCGAGAGTTGCCTAGCGAATCACCCACAAGTTTCTAGTTGTGCCGTGCGTGTTTGGGAGCGTGAAGGGGCACACGGCCAGTTGGCCGGTTACTACACTGCGATTGATCAAATTGAAGCCGAGCAAGTTCGTGCGTTTCTTGTTGAGCAATTGCCGGCCTCAATGGTGCCTTCTCATTTGATTCCTATGGACAAACTGCCGCAGGCGGTAAGCGGAAAAGTCGACTATCAAGAGTTACCGGATCCACTTTTCCCACCCCGTGACGAGAAGGTGCAAACTGGTGAGATTACAGAGAATGACCTTGAATCTCGCCTGACCGAAATTTGGGAAGAAGTGCTGGGGCTAGAGGTTGCCCGGGAGGATCACTTTATTGAGCTAGGAGGCGACTCGCTGTTGAGCGTCCAAGTTGCCGTGCAGGGGCAAGCCGCTGGGTTGGAGTTTACCAGTGCGGAAGTGCTCGCTTACCCGACTGTGGCTAAGCTCGCTCAACTCTTGGAAAGCCGATCGTGA
- a CDS encoding aromatic ring-hydroxylating dioxygenase subunit alpha yields the protein MFVAQQALPHLLSPEAYWSEQQHQREQILFRSAWHLVATADELAQPGSYLTTELAGQPVQVRNCEGALIAFSNVCAHRHCLLTNETSGTSNAIQCQYHGWQYGADGYTRKIPEPKNFAPIDRESLRLPSYRVELCGQLVFVCLDDKAPSLEEFLGEFFPRLAERFGPQWRPFLRWNPEYPVNWKIPIENSLEAYHVPSIHPQTFKQDPGEARIEHTICDQRTSMSVPLPFDVHSRLDGWLQKRQSRFVAKLGYEPTGLYEQHHVFPNLLFSFTDAISLCHRVSPCGPTQSAGMVRQFGRIAEQPTWRRSAASAVWGRVTAGITKKIMQEDLALFPAIQAGMKASPHAGVLGRCEERLHAFQEYLQRTTTT from the coding sequence ATGTTTGTCGCCCAGCAAGCTTTGCCGCACCTGCTTTCGCCGGAAGCTTACTGGAGCGAGCAGCAACACCAACGCGAGCAGATACTCTTTCGCTCCGCTTGGCACTTGGTCGCCACGGCGGACGAACTCGCACAGCCGGGAAGTTATCTCACCACTGAGCTTGCCGGGCAGCCTGTGCAAGTCCGCAACTGCGAGGGAGCGCTTATCGCTTTTTCCAACGTCTGCGCACACCGTCATTGCCTACTCACCAACGAGACCAGCGGCACGAGCAATGCCATCCAATGCCAGTACCACGGCTGGCAGTATGGTGCGGACGGATACACGCGTAAGATTCCCGAGCCGAAGAACTTCGCCCCGATTGATCGCGAATCACTGCGATTACCAAGTTACCGTGTCGAACTTTGTGGCCAGTTAGTTTTCGTCTGCCTTGATGACAAGGCTCCTTCGCTGGAAGAATTTCTAGGGGAATTCTTCCCTCGATTAGCCGAACGCTTTGGCCCGCAGTGGCGACCCTTCCTCCGTTGGAACCCTGAGTATCCGGTCAATTGGAAGATTCCAATCGAGAACTCCTTGGAGGCCTACCACGTCCCCTCGATCCACCCACAAACTTTCAAGCAAGACCCCGGGGAAGCTCGCATAGAACATACCATCTGTGACCAACGAACCTCAATGAGCGTGCCCCTGCCATTTGACGTCCATTCGCGGCTCGACGGCTGGTTGCAGAAACGGCAAAGCCGGTTCGTCGCTAAGCTTGGCTACGAGCCCACGGGGCTCTACGAGCAGCATCATGTTTTCCCGAACTTGTTGTTCTCGTTCACCGATGCAATTAGTCTGTGTCATAGGGTCTCTCCTTGTGGACCAACCCAGTCAGCGGGCATGGTGCGTCAGTTCGGACGTATTGCCGAGCAGCCAACCTGGCGACGCAGCGCGGCATCTGCCGTCTGGGGGCGCGTCACGGCAGGGATTACGAAGAAAATTATGCAAGAAGACCTCGCTCTGTTCCCGGCAATTCAAGCCGGCATGAAGGCGAGCCCCCACGCGGGCGTGCTGGGACGCTGCGAAGAACGACTGCACGCCTTTCAAGAATACTTACAGCGAACAACGACGACTTAA
- a CDS encoding O-antigen ligase family protein: MYGVSWLLLISIFAWRSRTVGMRRGFGEVMLLSLLVPTWAYFGASVGRVDWLPFKTEVDMRSGLGIACLLACLTRPSIFKPWRWMLADGVVLALAATHVLSDWQNSGFSLVVPVRAFGEWVMPYLIGRIVLRDIDDLRNLYPVALGVALALSGLGLVEMIARTNLPEMLYGQRPMEFMGREMSRWIFKRAYAVAKHPIFFSTMLLLLMPWAMYAASRVKRGGGPNWYRWTPWIVGAGVVSSVSRGPILALPVLFYVVALICRPRWRVVLSVSGVLIVLLSAWQFQTIIKGLEVWSGESEYRRKREIVVADEKVEFSGTRTRLYLPIVYARALREAGLLGYGTDAVTGFPPRVPVGQQYAETLTRLQFVDNQYVLMTLRFGYLGLVCFTLLVGTAVYDYTRVALDSRSGVAFTAGMAGAIVAVMLVMITVWMPRDFGYLLLWSCGAGAALRSSKLSQSSYEPLPYP; this comes from the coding sequence ATGTACGGGGTTAGTTGGCTGCTCCTGATTAGCATCTTCGCTTGGCGAAGTCGCACGGTCGGCATGCGGCGCGGCTTTGGCGAGGTGATGCTCCTCTCGCTGCTGGTGCCCACGTGGGCCTACTTCGGCGCGAGTGTCGGACGCGTCGATTGGCTCCCCTTCAAGACCGAAGTCGACATGCGCTCTGGGCTGGGCATCGCGTGCTTGCTCGCCTGCCTAACGCGGCCAAGTATCTTCAAACCTTGGCGCTGGATGCTCGCCGACGGCGTCGTGCTGGCACTAGCGGCTACTCACGTGCTTTCCGACTGGCAAAATTCTGGCTTCTCGCTTGTCGTCCCTGTGCGTGCCTTCGGCGAATGGGTCATGCCCTACCTGATCGGGCGGATTGTCCTGCGAGACATCGACGACCTACGCAACTTGTACCCAGTCGCCCTTGGCGTGGCACTTGCGCTCAGTGGGTTAGGCCTTGTCGAAATGATTGCGCGAACCAATCTCCCGGAGATGCTCTACGGCCAGCGCCCGATGGAATTCATGGGCCGCGAAATGTCACGCTGGATCTTCAAACGGGCCTACGCGGTCGCCAAGCATCCGATTTTCTTTAGCACGATGTTGCTGCTGCTCATGCCCTGGGCGATGTACGCCGCCTCGCGCGTGAAGCGTGGCGGTGGGCCGAACTGGTATCGATGGACGCCGTGGATCGTTGGGGCCGGAGTCGTCAGCTCCGTGTCGCGGGGACCGATTCTTGCGTTGCCCGTCTTGTTCTACGTTGTCGCACTTATCTGCCGCCCTCGTTGGAGAGTCGTCCTTTCAGTCTCCGGCGTGTTGATCGTGCTGCTCTCCGCCTGGCAATTCCAGACGATCATCAAAGGCCTGGAAGTATGGTCGGGTGAGTCCGAGTATCGCCGGAAACGCGAAATCGTTGTCGCTGACGAAAAGGTCGAATTCAGTGGGACGAGAACACGACTCTATCTTCCGATTGTATATGCCCGCGCTCTACGCGAGGCGGGACTACTGGGATACGGAACCGATGCAGTCACCGGATTTCCTCCTAGAGTGCCTGTCGGCCAGCAGTATGCGGAAACACTCACTCGGCTGCAGTTCGTTGACAACCAGTATGTGCTAATGACACTGCGGTTCGGTTATCTGGGACTGGTCTGCTTCACGCTGCTCGTGGGAACAGCCGTCTACGACTACACACGCGTCGCGCTGGATAGCCGTAGCGGAGTTGCCTTCACCGCAGGAATGGCTGGGGCAATCGTTGCCGTCATGCTCGTGATGATCACGGTCTGGATGCCGCGGGACTTTGGGTACTTGCTACTCTGGAGCTGCGGCGCTGGTGCGGCGTTGCGGTCGAGTAAGTTATCGCAATCCAGCTACGAACCTTTGCCGTACCCGTAA
- a CDS encoding sulfotransferase, with product MSDSRPNSPPPNKHPAWTPRIWFGMRFGDVMKLLREGRFRVSLSRIHMPLLLLPVAVVNSILYWCQQLLFGRAIAEMQLPAPLVIVGHFRSGTTHLYELLARDPRSIAPTTFQCFAPNHFLLTQSWLPKFLRWLMPTKRPMDNMTIGLERPQEDEFAMVAMGGPTMYRRMAFPNEPPVDLSTLDMEGIPPRKENRLRERLTWFYKAVTLKTERRLLVKAPPHTGRIAWLAEQFPGAQFLHIVRDPSAMIPSLERTWRVLDLTQAFQTPDGDKDYLPLIEETFERMFASFRESQATLKAGQLHEIRYEDLIADPLNTLEEVYRELQLGDFGAARPAIQEYLNSLADYRPNQLAQVSSDGVGESEIWQWYRETYGYGKGS from the coding sequence GTGAGCGATTCTCGACCGAACTCACCGCCACCCAACAAGCATCCGGCTTGGACGCCGCGCATCTGGTTTGGGATGCGTTTTGGTGATGTGATGAAGTTGCTAAGGGAGGGGAGATTTCGCGTTTCGCTCTCCAGAATTCACATGCCGTTGCTACTTCTGCCCGTCGCGGTGGTGAATTCGATTTTGTATTGGTGCCAACAACTGTTGTTCGGTCGAGCAATTGCAGAAATGCAGCTGCCGGCTCCGCTGGTGATCGTCGGCCACTTTCGCTCTGGAACAACACATCTCTATGAGTTGCTGGCTCGCGACCCAAGATCTATAGCCCCCACGACGTTTCAGTGCTTTGCCCCGAATCATTTTCTGTTGACGCAAAGCTGGCTGCCGAAATTCCTGCGTTGGCTGATGCCCACGAAACGACCGATGGACAATATGACGATTGGGCTGGAGCGACCGCAGGAGGACGAGTTCGCCATGGTCGCCATGGGTGGACCAACGATGTACCGTCGGATGGCGTTTCCGAACGAGCCGCCGGTCGATTTGTCGACGCTCGACATGGAAGGAATCCCGCCGCGAAAGGAAAACCGCCTGCGGGAGCGGTTAACGTGGTTCTACAAGGCAGTGACTCTGAAAACTGAGCGTCGATTATTGGTGAAGGCCCCACCCCACACGGGAAGAATTGCTTGGTTGGCGGAGCAGTTTCCTGGAGCGCAGTTCTTACATATTGTGCGAGATCCCTCGGCGATGATTCCTTCGCTGGAACGCACTTGGCGGGTTCTTGATCTGACGCAAGCGTTCCAGACACCAGACGGAGATAAGGATTACTTGCCGTTGATTGAGGAAACCTTTGAGCGAATGTTTGCCAGCTTTCGCGAGTCCCAGGCGACTCTTAAGGCCGGACAACTCCATGAGATCCGCTATGAGGATTTAATTGCCGATCCGTTGAACACGCTTGAGGAAGTTTACCGTGAACTCCAACTGGGAGACTTCGGGGCTGCACGACCGGCTATCCAGGAGTACCTAAATTCGCTTGCAGATTACCGCCCTAATCAGCTTGCCCAAGTATCTTCTGATGGGGTCGGCGAAAGTGAAATCTGGCAGTGGTATCGTGAGACTTACGGGTACGGCAAAGGTTCGTAG